Proteins encoded together in one Shewanella acanthi window:
- a CDS encoding ABC transporter permease subunit codes for MKLPIFKWLKGRFLTIGVPYAWLLLFFALPFAIVLKISFSTAAIAIPPYEATFQYADDVLNIFLHLGNYFMLLDDPMYYTAYLSSLKMAVVSTLGCLIIGYPMAYAIARAPARLQTVLLLLVMLPSWTSFLIRVYAWMGLLSNTGIINNTLMWLGVISEPLQILNTNIAVYIGIIYAYLPFMILPLYATLVKFDMSLVEAASDLGSSRLNTFWKITFPLSKSGVIAGSMLVFIPAVGEFVIPELLGGPDSLMIGKVLWQEFFNNRDWPVASSLAIVMLALLIIPITLFHRYQARSLEKDL; via the coding sequence CCTTACCCTTTGCAATTGTACTGAAAATCAGTTTTTCTACGGCGGCGATTGCGATTCCGCCCTATGAGGCGACTTTCCAGTACGCAGATGATGTACTAAACATCTTCTTGCACCTTGGCAACTATTTTATGTTGCTTGACGACCCTATGTATTACACCGCCTATCTTAGCTCGTTGAAGATGGCGGTGGTGTCTACCTTAGGTTGTTTAATCATCGGTTACCCCATGGCCTATGCCATTGCCAGAGCGCCTGCGCGATTGCAAACCGTACTGCTATTGCTGGTGATGTTACCTTCATGGACCTCATTTTTAATTAGGGTTTATGCTTGGATGGGTCTACTAAGTAACACGGGTATTATCAATAACACCTTGATGTGGTTGGGAGTTATTTCTGAGCCTCTCCAGATCCTTAACACCAACATTGCGGTTTATATTGGAATTATCTATGCCTATTTGCCATTTATGATCCTGCCACTGTATGCGACTTTGGTGAAGTTTGATATGAGCTTGGTAGAAGCGGCATCAGATTTAGGTTCATCCCGTTTAAATACCTTCTGGAAAATCACCTTCCCGCTATCGAAAAGTGGCGTGATCGCAGGTTCTATGTTGGTGTTTATTCCGGCGGTGGGTGAGTTTGTTATCCCAGAATTACTCGGTGGTCCAGACTCCCTCATGATCGGTAAAGTGCTATGGCAGGAGTTCTTCAACAACCGCGATTGGCCTGTGGCGTCGTCACTGGCGATTGTGATGCTGGCACTCTTGATTATTCCTATTACCTTATTCCATCGCTATCAAGCGCGTAGTTTGGAGAAAGACCTATGA